The window TTCGCTCCACGGAAACGATCTTGTTGATGACCCAGTTCTTGAGCTGGTAGGGGCCGTTGCTGACGTAGTTTTCCCGGGTCCAATTGGAGTCCGGCTTGCTCATGCCTCCTGCTGCTTCGATGGTCGGAGGGTGGACTGGGTACCAAGTCGGATGCTTGAGGAGGTTGAGAAAGTAAGGCGTGGGGCCTTCGAGGGTGATTTCCAGCGTGTAGTCGTCGAGGGCCTGGACGCCGACTTCTGAAAAGTCCTCCAGGACGCCTTCGTTGAAAGCCTTGGCATTTTTCAGCACCCAAAGCAGTTGGGCGTATTTGGCACCCAGTTTGGGGCTGAGCATGCGCTGGAAAGAGTAGACGAAATCGTGGGCGGTGACGGGGTCTCCGTTTGACCAGCGGGCGTCTTCGCGAAGGGAGAATGTCCAGACGGTGGCGTCGATGTCGCTCCAGGACTTGGCCACTCCCGGTTCGGGCAGATTGTCGTCCGTCGGGTGGTAGACGACCAGTCCTTCCATCAGGGCGGAAACGATGCGGTTTCCGTTGTTGGAGGTGTTGAGGTGCGGGTCGATGCTTGGAGGCTCGCCCTCGTTTCCGAAAAGCAGAATGCCTTCACGGGCGGCGATGTCGCGCTCGAGCGTATCGCCGTTTTGGCTGCAGGCGCTGAGCAGGCAGGTTAAGACAAGGATGAAGGCGTAGGCTGCGAATCGGTGAAGCACGGAGTGGATGGAAGGCTTGCTAGGTCTTGCAGATGAGAGCGGTGGCGTGGGCGGCGATGCCCTCGGCTCGGCCGAGCGAGCCCAGCTTTTCGTTGGTGGTGGCTTTGATGCCGATCTGAGCTTGGCTTATGCCAGCGCTGGCTGCGAGACGTGTTTTCATTTCTTCGACCCGCGGATAGATCTTCGGTTTCTCGGCGATGAGGGCGGAATCGATATTGACGATGGTCCAGCCTTGGTCGGCGAGGGTTTCGCAAACGTCGGCCAGCAGCTCCTGGGAATCGATGCCTTTGTACTTCGGATCCGTATTCGGAAAGTAATGACCGATGTCCGGAAGCCCCGCAGCGCCCAGCAGGGCGTCGCAGATGGCGTGCGTGAGCACGTCGGCGTCGGAATGACCGTCGAGGCCGTAGGGAGTGTCGAATGAGACGCCTCCCAGCACCATGGGGCGTCCGTCCTTGAAGGGGTGAATGTCGTAGCCGAGGCCGATGCGGATGTTGGGAAGCATTTTGGAGATTCTGATAGGTGACGCGTGAGGGATGGATGAAGGAAAATCAGACCGATTGGCTGAGCAGGAATTCGAGGTAGGGAAGGTCGGCGGGCGTGGTGAGTTTGGGATTGGGTCGCTGGTTGTCGATGAAGACGACGGGTTGGCCGAGGGACTCGATTGCGGAGAGATCGTCGGTGATGGGGCGATTTTCCGCGACGATTCGTTGATAGGCTTCGAGGATGAGGGCTCGGCGAAAGGTTTGAGGCGTTTCCATGGCCCAGAGCTTGGAGCGGTCGACCGTGGCAAGCTGGTAGGCAGTTTGCTGGGAGCTCGGGCTCGAAGAGCTGGAGCTGACGGACTTTAAGGTGTCGGTCACCGGGCGTGCCAGGCAAGCGGCTCCCGTTTCCGCGGCAGCGGCGATGGAAACGCGGATGGCTTGCGGAGTGACGCAGGGGCGAGCGCAGTCGTGGATGAGCACGATTTCGGTGGCGGGCGGGCAGGCTTGCAAGCCTGCCCAAACGGAGTCCTTGCGTTCGGCTCCGCCGCGAGTGAAAGAGGATGACAGGGTTGGCGGGATGAGCGGCTTGATGAGGGTTTCTTGCTCGTGGTCGCGACAAACGACAACCAGGCGCTGTACCGCGCCGCTGGCGACGAAGGCGGCGATGGAGTGGGCGATGACCGGTTTGCCTGCTAGGCAGGCGAGGATTTTGTCCGCGACGGCGCCGCGCATGCGGTTTCCCGAACCTCCCGCCAGGAGGATGGCGGCGGAGCGAAGGGAAGGAGTGGGCGGGGTGCTCATGGGGGGTGCGGCTGGCCCGGCGGTCCAGCCCTACCGTTGCAGTTCCGCGTTGATCGAAGCGACCACGGCGGCGGGGTCTTCGGCTCCGTAGATCGGGCGGCCCACCACGATGAAGTTCGAACCGACCTCGCGGGCTTGTGCGGGGGTCATGATGCGCTTCTGATCGCCCGCGGCGGAACCGGTGGGACGCACGCCAGGCGTGACCAAGGTGAAGTGGTTTCCAAACGCGGCTCGCAAGGTTTGCACCTCGTGGGTGGAGCAGACCAGGCCGGACATGCCGGCATCCTTGGCCAAGCTCGCCAGTTGGGCCACGCGGTCGGCGGGCGTCTGTTGGATGCCCAGCAGATCTAGGCTGCTTTGATCCATGGAGGTGAGCACCGTGACACCCAGCAACTGGAGGTTCGGGTTGATGTTTTCCTGGGCTTTGACGGCCCATTCCATCATCTCCTTGCCGCCGCAGGTGTGGATGGTGAGCATCTGTATTGGCAGTTTACCTACGGATTCCACGGCTTTGGCCACGGTGTTGGGGATGTCGTGCAGCTTGAGATCGAGAAAGACGTTCACGCCCAGATCGGCGATCTGGCGCACGTAGTCGGGGCCGTACTTGGTGAACATCTGCAGGCCGATCTTGGCCCATCTCAGCTCGGGACCCGCTTTTTCGAGGAGGTCGAGCGCGTCCGCGCGGTCTTCGATGTCCAGGGCGAGGATGAGCTCGCAGGCGTTTTTGCTTTGATTGGTATCCGACATGTAGGTTTTTGTTTGCGGCGACTATGGGACAAATCGAGGTTTTCAGTCCAGCAAAGATCAACCTGTTTCTATCGGTCGTCGGCCGCATGGAAACTGGCTTCCACCAGCTGGCGAGTTTGGTGGCTCCGCTGGAGTTTGGGGATCGACTGAAAATCGAAGCTCGGGAGGCCTCAGCTTCCTCGGTGGAGCTGAGCTGCTCGGACGCTACGCTGCCTACCGACGAGCGAAACCTGGCCTACGCGGCGGCGGTGGCGTTTCTGGCGCGGTTCGACTTGAGTTGGAAGGTTCGCATCGATCTGGAAAAACGCATCCCGCACGGGGCGGGCTTGGGGGGCGGGAGCAGCAACGCGTCCGCGGTTTTGGAAGGCTTAAACGCGCTTTCCGGCCAGCGGGCTTCCAAGCAGGAGCTGCAGGAACTCGCGGCGCGGCTGGGCTCGGATTGTCCGTTGTTTCTCGCTCGTCGGCCGGTGATCATGCGCGGACGCGGCGAGCTGCTGAGCGATCTGCCGGAGGGCCCGCGCCAGAGCCTGTCCGGTCAACGCGTGGTGCTGTTCAAACCCAGTTTTCCCATCGGAACCGCCTGGGCCTATGGCAGCTTGGCTAAGCGGGAAAACGGCTACGACGATCCGGCCTGGGCGGAGTCGCGCCTGTCGGCGTGGAGGGAAGGGGAACTCCAGTTGCGGGAGCTGCTGCACAACAGTTTTGCAGCGGTCGCATACCGCAAGTACCTCGCCTTGCCGGTCCTTGATAAGAAGCTCGAATCGGCCGGAATCGACATGCTAATGTCGGGTAGCGGCAGTTGCTGTTTCGCCTTGGTTAGCAAGGATAAGGAGGAATCGGCGATACGCGAGATAGTGACGAAGACCTGGGGTCCTCGGACCTTTTGGGGCATGTCAAAACTAATATAATGATATTGACGGGCCTATGAGGTATTTCATCTTGAGGCGTTCGCCGAACCAGTTTGCTATGGATGCTTCTTGCTCCTAGCCTTCCTTTCCCGTCTTCTTCACTCTGCAAATGGAACCCACTGATAAACAGGAATCTGTCTTCGAAGGGATCGCTGCCTCGCCAGGGATCGCTCACGGGCAGGCCTTTCTGTTGACGCATCGCGAAATCACCGTGCCGGAGTATTCGATAAGCGCGGACAAGATCGATGCAGAGGTGGATCGTTTGGACAATGCGATCGTCAAGACGCGCCAGCAGATTCAGAAGATCCAAAACGAGATTCGCGGAACGATCGGCGAGGATGAGGCCCGAATCTTCGACGCTCACCTTCTGGTTCTGGAAGATCAGGCTTTGATCGGCGAAGCCATTCGAGATATGCAGACCGAGCTCAGCAACATCGAGAGCTCGATCTGGAAAATCGGACATCGCTACGTCGAGGCTTTCGCTCAGATCGACGACGAGTATTTGAAGGAGCGGGCCAGCGACATTCGCGATGTGATGCGGCGCTTGCTCAGCAACCTGACCGGCGAGCAGCTGCAGCACTTGGGCGAGTTCGTGAACAACAAAGTTCTGGTGGCTCACGATGTGACGCCGTCCGACTCAGCCTCCATGGATCAGGCGAACCTGCTGGGCATCGTGACGGACGCTGGCAGCAAGACTAGCCACGCGGTGATCGTAGCTCGGTCCATGAACATCCCTGCGGTGGTTGGCTTGGGGGACATCACCTCCAAGATCAATCAGAACGCGGTGATTCTGGTGGATGGATACGACGGCAAGGTCGTCGTCAACCCCAGCGAGGCCACGCTGTTTCGTTACGGAAAGCTGAAGGACAAGAAGCGTTCGCTGGAGAAGCGAATGATCGAGTATTCGAAGGAGGCTTCGGCGACGCGCGACGGCCATCCGGTCAAGCTGATGGCCAACATAGAAAAGGCCGATGAAGCGGAGCGCGCCTTGGAGTTGGGAGCTGACGGCATCGGGCTTTTTCGCTCGGAGTATCTTTTTATGAACACGCACAAGCTGCCGACGGAGGAGGAGCAGTTTCAGGCGTACAGGAAGGCTGTGGAAAAGATGAACGGCCTGTCGGTAACCATTCGCACCTTGGATCTCGGCGGCGACAAGGTTTTCGATTCATCGGAGGTTTCGATGTACCGCGAGTCGAATCCGTTTCTTGGATACAGAGCGGTTCGGTTCTGCCTCGATCACGAAAACGTATTCAAAGCGCAATTGCGAGCAATCCTCCGGGCGAGCGCCTTCGGGGACGTGCGCATCATGTATCCGATGATCAGCGGCGCTTTGGAGCTGAGCCAGTGCAACGCTCTGCTAGAGACCACCAAGAACGAGCTTCGTACGGAGGGGATCGCGTTTGACGAAAAGATCAAGACTGGCGCCATGATCGAGATCCCTAGCGCTGCGATCGCGGCGGACACCTTGGTGGAAGGTTCGGATTTCTTCAGCATCGGCACGAACGACCTCATTCAGTACTTGATCGCGGTGGATCGTCTCAACGATCGCGTGGCCCATCTTTACGAGCCCACGCATCCCGCGGTGGTGCGCACGCTGAACATGATCGTCGAGGCGGCCCGAAAGGGTAAGATCGGTGTTAGCATTTGTGGCGAAGTGGCTGGTGATCCGGTGATGGTTCCGCTGTTGGTGGGGCTAGGGATGGAGTGCCTGAGCATGTCGTCCACCTTGCTGCCCAACGTGAAGTTCGTGGTGCAAAACATGGACATGAGCGAAGCCAAGGCCATCGCGAAAATGGCTTTGGAGGAGACCGACGGCTCGGTGATCCTGGAGCACCTGCTCGACTTCTATACCTCGCGCATGGATCAGCTTTATTAGGTCCGGGCCGGATGTGGCGCGACTTTGCCCAGCGTCGGTTGGGCTGTTGTTGCATGAAGCGCGTCCGGAGTTCCCGCTCCAGCTTCGGCTGGCGCAATCTAGGGGCGGATGCCGCTGGCCAGCAGCGTTTCGAACTGCGGTTCTTCGTCCTCCTTTGAGACCGAGGTGACTTCCACGTTTTCCAGCCCTGCTTCCTTCAGCCAGCGATGGAGCTGGTTTTCGGCGAAGCCGAGCCAGTGGTCGGCGTAGAGCTCGCGGGCCTTTTCGAAGGAGTGCTCCTTCAAGTCCAGCACCACCAGACGGCCGCCGGGCTTGAGGATGCGCGCCGCTTCCTGGATGGCCCGCTCAGGATGGATGGCGTGGTGCAGGGCCTGGCTTAGCAGGGCCAGGTGCACGCTTTGGTCGGGTAGAGGAACCTTTTCGATGTCGCCAAGCAGGTATTCGAGGTTTTCCAAGCTGTTTCGCTTCGCTAGATCGGTGCCGACCTCCACCATGCGCGGAGAGCTGTCGACGCAGTAGACGCGCTCCGCTCGGCGGGCCAGCAGCTGGGAGATCAGACCTTCGCCGGCGCCCAGATCGGCCACGCGGATTTCGGGAACGAGGTAGAGGAGGAAATGGCCGATGCCTTCCCAGGAGCGCCCTGGACAGTAGTTTTTTCCCAAGCGTCCCGCGATGAGGTTGAAATACTCCTCGGCCTGTCGACGCCGTTTGGCGATGACGCGTTCCAGGCTTTCCTGGTCCTCCACGATCTCCTGCGAATCGCCCACGGAATTCAGGGCGGCGTCGAGCAGGGACCGTTCGTGAGCAGGCAGCCGCGGGCTGAGCGAATAGAAGGATTTCTTTCCTTCGCGCCGATCGGCGACCAGCTCGTTTTGGCGAAGAATGGCCAGTTGCGACGAGATGCGGGATTGGGCCATGCCTAGGGCCTCCTGCAGTTCGGCTACGGAAAGTTCGTCCTGGTTGAGCAGATTCAGGATGCGGAGCCGTGTCTGGTCGGCGAGGGTCTTGAGGATATCCCAGGCAGGTTTCATTGGGTGTCGAGGGCTGAAGACTGGAGGCAGAACGCGGCGGGCGAAAGGAAAATGTTGGGCCGGACGGGTTTGGAGCGGGCTCGAGGCGTTGCGTGCGGGCAGGCGCAAAAAAAACGCCGTCCCTGATCGGGAACGGCGTTTGAAGGAAAAAGGGTTCGCGCCGGGAGGCGGCTTATCAGCTTTTGACCAGGTCCACGTAGCGAGCGATGCTGGCCACGGTGAGCTTGCTCTCGGTGTCCTCGATCTTCAAGACCACTTCGTCGCCCACGGTCTTGCCCAGCAAGCTCTTGCCGAGCGGCGTCTGGTAGGAGATGATCTGGTTGGCGGGATCGCTGTCCCAGGCCCCGAGAATGGTGTAGGTCACCTCGTTGCCGTCTTCGTCGTTGAGGGTGACCACGCTGCCGATGCCGGCGTTGGAGGTCGTTGCCGAAGTGAAGTCGGTGATTTGCGCCTTCTGAAGATCGGCTTCGAGCAGGTTTCGGCGTGACATGAGAACCTGCTGGTCCTGCTTGGCCATCTTGTACTCGGAGTTTTCCTTGAGGTCGCCCAGTTCGCGAGCTTCGGCGATGGCCTTGCTGTTTTCCGGGATCTTCTTCTGGACCAGGTCTTCCAGTTCCGATACGGCCTTTTCGTAGCTCTCTTTGGAAACCATGAGGCCCTGGCTTTGCTGGGTCTCGTCGGACTCCAACAGGGACTGAACGGTGGGGAAGAGTTTGATGAAGCGAGCCAGCAGAGACTTCTTGGTCAGTTCCTCGAAGCCTTGGTTAAGCAGAAGATTGTTCGCCAAGTCCTTGGCGGTCTCGGAGTCCGCGGTGCCGAGCAGGTCGGGG of the Pelagicoccus sp. SDUM812003 genome contains:
- the ispF gene encoding 2-C-methyl-D-erythritol 2,4-cyclodiphosphate synthase; protein product: MLPNIRIGLGYDIHPFKDGRPMVLGGVSFDTPYGLDGHSDADVLTHAICDALLGAAGLPDIGHYFPNTDPKYKGIDSQELLADVCETLADQGWTIVNIDSALIAEKPKIYPRVEEMKTRLAASAGISQAQIGIKATTNEKLGSLGRAEGIAAHATALICKT
- the ispD gene encoding 2-C-methyl-D-erythritol 4-phosphate cytidylyltransferase, which codes for MSTPPTPSLRSAAILLAGGSGNRMRGAVADKILACLAGKPVIAHSIAAFVASGAVQRLVVVCRDHEQETLIKPLIPPTLSSSFTRGGAERKDSVWAGLQACPPATEIVLIHDCARPCVTPQAIRVSIAAAAETGAACLARPVTDTLKSVSSSSSSPSSQQTAYQLATVDRSKLWAMETPQTFRRALILEAYQRIVAENRPITDDLSAIESLGQPVVFIDNQRPNPKLTTPADLPYLEFLLSQSV
- the pyrF gene encoding orotidine-5'-phosphate decarboxylase, coding for MSDTNQSKNACELILALDIEDRADALDLLEKAGPELRWAKIGLQMFTKYGPDYVRQIADLGVNVFLDLKLHDIPNTVAKAVESVGKLPIQMLTIHTCGGKEMMEWAVKAQENINPNLQLLGVTVLTSMDQSSLDLLGIQQTPADRVAQLASLAKDAGMSGLVCSTHEVQTLRAAFGNHFTLVTPGVRPTGSAAGDQKRIMTPAQAREVGSNFIVVGRPIYGAEDPAAVVASINAELQR
- the ispE gene encoding 4-(cytidine 5'-diphospho)-2-C-methyl-D-erythritol kinase, which gives rise to MGQIEVFSPAKINLFLSVVGRMETGFHQLASLVAPLEFGDRLKIEAREASASSVELSCSDATLPTDERNLAYAAAVAFLARFDLSWKVRIDLEKRIPHGAGLGGGSSNASAVLEGLNALSGQRASKQELQELAARLGSDCPLFLARRPVIMRGRGELLSDLPEGPRQSLSGQRVVLFKPSFPIGTAWAYGSLAKRENGYDDPAWAESRLSAWREGELQLRELLHNSFAAVAYRKYLALPVLDKKLESAGIDMLMSGSGSCCFALVSKDKEESAIREIVTKTWGPRTFWGMSKLI
- the ptsP gene encoding phosphoenolpyruvate--protein phosphotransferase gives rise to the protein MEPTDKQESVFEGIAASPGIAHGQAFLLTHREITVPEYSISADKIDAEVDRLDNAIVKTRQQIQKIQNEIRGTIGEDEARIFDAHLLVLEDQALIGEAIRDMQTELSNIESSIWKIGHRYVEAFAQIDDEYLKERASDIRDVMRRLLSNLTGEQLQHLGEFVNNKVLVAHDVTPSDSASMDQANLLGIVTDAGSKTSHAVIVARSMNIPAVVGLGDITSKINQNAVILVDGYDGKVVVNPSEATLFRYGKLKDKKRSLEKRMIEYSKEASATRDGHPVKLMANIEKADEAERALELGADGIGLFRSEYLFMNTHKLPTEEEQFQAYRKAVEKMNGLSVTIRTLDLGGDKVFDSSEVSMYRESNPFLGYRAVRFCLDHENVFKAQLRAILRASAFGDVRIMYPMISGALELSQCNALLETTKNELRTEGIAFDEKIKTGAMIEIPSAAIAADTLVEGSDFFSIGTNDLIQYLIAVDRLNDRVAHLYEPTHPAVVRTLNMIVEAARKGKIGVSICGEVAGDPVMVPLLVGLGMECLSMSSTLLPNVKFVVQNMDMSEAKAIAKMALEETDGSVILEHLLDFYTSRMDQLY
- a CDS encoding metalloregulator ArsR/SmtB family transcription factor, which gives rise to MKPAWDILKTLADQTRLRILNLLNQDELSVAELQEALGMAQSRISSQLAILRQNELVADRREGKKSFYSLSPRLPAHERSLLDAALNSVGDSQEIVEDQESLERVIAKRRRQAEEYFNLIAGRLGKNYCPGRSWEGIGHFLLYLVPEIRVADLGAGEGLISQLLARRAERVYCVDSSPRMVEVGTDLAKRNSLENLEYLLGDIEKVPLPDQSVHLALLSQALHHAIHPERAIQEAARILKPGGRLVVLDLKEHSFEKARELYADHWLGFAENQLHRWLKEAGLENVEVTSVSKEDEEPQFETLLASGIRP